In the Nitrospirota bacterium genome, one interval contains:
- a CDS encoding TIGR00295 family protein, which produces MEVSCLKNSCEILERLGCSKKIIAHTLAVSRVALSIADRVKIKVDRDLILKGALYHDIGRCRTHGIEHAVVGAKIARELGLSNSVIKIIERHIGAGITAEEAKDLGLPRKDYIPRTPEEKIVSYADNLINGSKEVSFEEALERFRNVLGRDHPSIRRFKEMHKEIQSWISSTGRS; this is translated from the coding sequence ATGGAGGTGAGCTGTTTGAAAAATAGCTGCGAGATTTTAGAAAGGCTTGGATGTTCTAAAAAAATAATTGCCCACACGCTCGCTGTTTCCAGAGTAGCCCTTTCCATAGCGGATAGGGTTAAGATAAAAGTAGACAGGGATTTGATTCTAAAAGGCGCACTTTATCACGATATTGGCAGATGCAGGACTCACGGTATCGAACATGCAGTGGTTGGAGCAAAAATTGCGAGAGAATTGGGGCTTTCTAATAGTGTTATAAAGATTATAGAAAGGCACATAGGAGCAGGTATAACCGCTGAGGAGGCCAAAGACCTGGGGTTACCCAGAAAGGACTATATCCCCCGTACACCAGAGGAAAAGATAGTGTCGTATGCGGACAATCTCATAAACGGTTCTAAAGAAGTGAGTTTTGAGGAAGCACTGGAGAGATTCCGCAATGTCCTGGGGAGGGACCATCCATCTATCCGAAGGTTTAAAGAAATGCATAAAGAAATTCAATCATGGATTAGCAGTACAGGGAGATCTTGA